In Anaerotignum faecicola, the following are encoded in one genomic region:
- the cmk gene encoding (d)CMP kinase → MKKFAIAIDGPAGSGKSTVAKILAKKLGIVYIDTGAMYRTVALSCIRKSIDTKSSGDVVSSLENLNIDIVTENGTQRIFLDGEDVTGKIRTQEVGQGASDVGLILEVRNKLADMQRQMAKETSVIMDGRDIGTNVLKDAEVKIYLNASVDERAKRRCGELEQIGCPLPFDKVKEQIIERDRNDMSRKHNPLMKANDAVEIDSTYMSVEDVACEIIEIVNKKIGR, encoded by the coding sequence ATGAAAAAATTTGCCATAGCTATAGACGGGCCGGCCGGAAGCGGCAAAAGTACGGTTGCAAAAATTTTGGCAAAAAAGCTCGGCATTGTTTATATTGATACTGGGGCAATGTACAGAACCGTTGCTCTTAGCTGTATAAGAAAATCAATTGATACTAAATCAAGCGGAGATGTCGTTTCTTCACTTGAAAATTTAAATATAGATATTGTGACAGAAAACGGAACTCAAAGGATCTTCCTTGACGGAGAGGACGTTACGGGTAAAATACGCACTCAGGAAGTCGGGCAGGGCGCGTCTGACGTTGGGCTCATACTGGAAGTGAGAAATAAGCTTGCGGACATGCAAAGGCAAATGGCAAAGGAAACAAGCGTAATAATGGATGGCCGCGATATCGGCACAAATGTGCTTAAAGATGCAGAGGTTAAAATATATCTCAATGCAAGCGTCGACGAGCGCGCTAAAAGAAGATGCGGGGAGTTGGAGCAAATTGGATGTCCGCTTCCTTTTGATAAAGTGAAGGAACAGATAATCGAACGCGACAGGAACGATATGAGCAGAAAACATAATCCGCTTATGAAAGCCAACGATGCCGTTGAAATTGATTCAACGTATATGTCTGTAGAAGATGTTGCATGTGAAATAATTGAAATCGTAAACAAGAAAATAGGCAGGTAA
- a CDS encoding DUF975 family protein, whose protein sequence is MLINSELKYKANINLKKSYWVCVAVCLIFSILTGVLDELPTVDNLSLIHNDGTVFETLLTVSSFSAMPNNVISYSQELVMNISDLIRIGVQTSTFLIFIFVFIFVFLLRLFILYPLNVGTKRFFMAQREDKIRFKNIFYVYQIGKTENTVKTMFFVDLYTTLWYFLFIIPGVIKSYEYMMIPYILSENPGIDVNRAFKISKEMMYGNKMFAFTFHLSFIGWFILSVFTGGLLSILYVNPYFASAEAELYAVLRQWALNSGTASRDELPGYDNLYSNDIFETPF, encoded by the coding sequence ATGCTGATTAACAGCGAACTTAAATATAAAGCAAACATTAATTTAAAAAAATCTTATTGGGTTTGCGTTGCCGTATGTTTGATATTCAGCATTCTAACAGGCGTTCTGGATGAACTTCCTACAGTTGATAATCTATCGCTTATCCACAATGACGGCACTGTTTTTGAAACACTTTTAACAGTTTCATCATTTTCTGCAATGCCAAACAATGTAATTTCCTATTCGCAGGAACTTGTAATGAACATTTCCGATTTAATAAGAATCGGCGTTCAAACGTCGACATTTCTTATATTTATTTTTGTATTTATATTTGTATTCCTCCTGCGGCTGTTTATTTTATATCCCTTGAACGTTGGTACAAAACGCTTTTTTATGGCCCAGCGCGAAGATAAAATAAGATTTAAAAACATTTTTTATGTTTATCAAATCGGAAAAACTGAAAATACAGTAAAGACGATGTTTTTTGTCGACTTGTATACAACTCTATGGTATTTTCTATTCATTATCCCGGGAGTAATTAAATCTTATGAATATATGATGATACCTTATATATTAAGCGAAAATCCCGGAATTGATGTAAACAGGGCATTTAAAATAAGCAAAGAAATGATGTATGGCAATAAAATGTTTGCATTCACATTCCATTTATCGTTCATAGGCTGGTTTATTCTGTCTGTTTTTACAGGGGGACTGTTGAGTATATTATATGTAAATCCATATTTCGCTTCTGCCGAAGCCGAATTATACGCTGTACTTCGTCAATGGGCCTTAAACAGCGGAACAGCCTCCCGTGATGAACTTCCCGGATACGATAATTTGTATAGCAACGATATATTTGAAACCCCGTTTTAA
- the aroH gene encoding chorismate mutase — protein sequence MAYCIRGAVTCSSNTKEDILNETKRLLLDIISENSLNIEDIISVFFTATKDLDKAYPAAGARELGITEAALMCFQEMYVDGSLEKCIRVGVLAENGRKQKDAVHVYIGGAEKLRPDLKR from the coding sequence TTGGCATACTGCATAAGAGGGGCTGTAACATGCAGCTCAAATACAAAAGAGGATATATTAAATGAAACAAAAAGGCTGTTGTTGGATATAATAAGTGAAAACAGTTTAAATATTGAGGATATAATATCCGTATTTTTTACGGCCACAAAGGATTTGGACAAGGCATATCCGGCGGCGGGGGCAAGAGAACTTGGCATAACGGAAGCGGCTCTTATGTGTTTTCAGGAAATGTATGTTGACGGCAGTCTTGAAAAATGTATCCGTGTCGGAGTTTTGGCGGAAAACGGAAGAAAACAGAAAGACGCCGTGCATGTTTACATAGGCGGTGCGGAAAAGCTGAGGCCCGATTTAAAAAGATAG
- a CDS encoding NAD(P)/FAD-dependent oxidoreductase — protein sequence MGTVIVIGGGAAGMVAAGKAAENGHNVHLYEKNDKLGKKIYITGKGRCNITNDSDVENFIENIPGNPYFLYSALYLFDSSKTIEFFNSLGVKTKVERGNRVFPVSDKAADVVHALEKYVRKNKVKIHLGCAVKDVLTESGKAKGIVTCREETVYSDSVIIATGGLSYPGTGSTGDGYAFAKKCGHTVTPLYPSLVPLRAEEKWCADLMGLSLKNIKITIKNNKGKQIYEDFGEMLFTHYGVSGPVILSASRHLLGKFGNGAKLYIDLKPALDEKTLDSRVLRDFDKYINKNFANSLDDLLPQKLIPVILSLSGIPGQKKVHDITKEERRKLVSVLKGLELNIMGTSGYNEAVVTSGGVEVDEINPSTMESKFIKGLYFAGEVLDVDAYTGGFNLQIAFSTGYAAGSNVCMEGK from the coding sequence AACGGACATAATGTGCATTTATATGAAAAGAACGACAAACTCGGAAAAAAAATATACATAACCGGGAAAGGCCGCTGTAATATAACAAACGACAGCGATGTTGAAAATTTTATTGAGAATATACCGGGAAATCCGTATTTTTTATACAGCGCTTTATATTTGTTTGACAGTTCTAAAACCATAGAGTTTTTTAACTCCCTTGGGGTAAAAACGAAAGTTGAACGGGGAAACAGGGTTTTTCCCGTAAGCGACAAAGCTGCCGACGTTGTGCATGCGCTTGAAAAATATGTAAGAAAAAATAAAGTTAAAATCCACTTGGGATGTGCGGTTAAGGATGTTCTGACGGAAAGCGGAAAGGCAAAAGGGATTGTTACATGCAGAGAAGAAACTGTATACAGCGATTCCGTTATAATTGCAACCGGCGGGCTGTCATATCCGGGAACGGGTTCTACAGGCGACGGATATGCTTTTGCAAAAAAGTGCGGTCATACCGTTACGCCGCTTTATCCGAGCCTTGTACCTTTAAGGGCAGAAGAAAAATGGTGCGCCGATTTAATGGGGCTCAGCCTTAAAAACATAAAAATAACAATTAAAAACAATAAGGGAAAGCAGATTTATGAAGATTTCGGAGAAATGTTGTTTACACATTACGGTGTGAGCGGGCCTGTTATATTAAGCGCAAGCAGGCATCTTTTGGGAAAGTTCGGAAACGGTGCAAAGCTTTACATCGATTTAAAGCCGGCGCTCGACGAAAAAACGCTTGACAGCAGAGTATTAAGGGATTTCGATAAATATATAAATAAAAATTTTGCGAATTCGCTGGACGACCTTCTTCCGCAGAAATTGATCCCCGTAATATTATCGTTAAGCGGGATACCGGGGCAAAAGAAAGTACACGATATTACAAAAGAAGAAAGAAGGAAGCTGGTTTCCGTTTTGAAAGGCTTGGAGCTTAACATAATGGGAACGTCAGGATACAATGAGGCTGTTGTTACCAGCGGCGGGGTGGAAGTTGATGAAATTAATCCGTCTACAATGGAATCAAAATTTATTAAAGGGCTTTACTTTGCGGGAGAAGTATTGGACGTTGACGCATATACCGGGGGATTCAATCTTCAGATAGCTTTTTCTACTGGGTATGCGGCAGGGAGCAATGTTTGTATGGAGGGAAAATAA
- a CDS encoding NAD(+) synthase, whose product MYDLIRAGAAVPKLKVADCKYNTEQISSLINQADDAGIKILCFPELSVSSYTCGDLFLQTALIRECENSINLIAAKSKHTDMLIAAGAPVVCDNQTFNCAVLINKGKILGIVPKTYVPNYSEFYEKRWFSPAGSLISDQTNYCGQDVPIGSDLIFKCKNIKNLSVGIEICEDLWAPIPPSSFLATNGANVILNLSASNELAAKNDYRRALAAHQSAGTISAYIYSSAGIGESTQDVVFSGHSMICENGVMLEETKRFSKENQLIYADIDLESICNDRKKNTSFMTPAYSQKQYRNIYFDISESRIETLKRPLTQTPFVPADNEKLSERCKDIFNIQVTGLSKRFVHTGSKSFVIGISGGLDSTLALLVSAKSCDFIGIDRQNIIGVTMPGFGTTDRTYNNAINLMKSLGVTIKEISIKEACLQHFKDIGHDPDVHDVTYENTQARERTQILMDIANKENAIVVGTGDLSELALGWATYNGDHMSMYGVNSGIPKTLVRVLVKHVTDSGYLDKNSNRILSDILDTPVSPELLPPTKDGKIRQKTEDIVGPYELHDFFLYYVVRFGFPPKKILFFAETVFSDIYSKEVILKWLKNFYRRFFSQQFKRSCLPDGPKVGTISLSPRGDWRMPSDAVSRIWLDELDSL is encoded by the coding sequence ATGTATGATCTTATACGAGCCGGCGCTGCGGTTCCAAAACTCAAAGTTGCAGACTGCAAATATAATACGGAACAAATTTCCTCGCTTATAAATCAAGCGGACGATGCCGGAATAAAAATATTATGCTTTCCGGAGCTTTCGGTTTCTTCATATACATGCGGGGATTTATTTTTGCAGACGGCGCTGATAAGGGAATGTGAAAACAGCATAAATTTAATCGCCGCCAAAAGCAAACACACGGATATGTTGATAGCCGCCGGGGCTCCCGTAGTATGCGACAACCAGACATTTAACTGCGCCGTACTGATAAATAAAGGAAAAATATTGGGCATTGTTCCAAAAACATACGTTCCGAATTACAGTGAATTTTATGAGAAACGATGGTTCAGCCCGGCCGGCTCTCTTATTTCGGATCAGACTAACTACTGCGGTCAAGATGTTCCTATAGGCAGCGATTTGATTTTTAAATGCAAAAATATTAAAAATCTTTCGGTTGGAATTGAAATATGCGAGGATTTATGGGCTCCAATTCCTCCAAGCAGTTTCCTTGCCACAAACGGCGCAAATGTAATCCTCAACCTTTCCGCAAGCAACGAGCTTGCAGCTAAAAATGATTACAGGCGCGCTCTGGCCGCACATCAGTCTGCGGGAACAATAAGCGCATATATTTATTCTTCCGCCGGAATAGGAGAAAGCACCCAAGACGTTGTTTTCAGCGGTCACAGCATGATATGCGAAAACGGCGTTATGTTGGAAGAAACTAAGAGGTTTTCAAAAGAAAATCAACTTATATATGCCGATATAGATCTCGAATCGATCTGCAACGACAGGAAAAAGAACACCTCATTTATGACTCCTGCATACTCACAAAAACAATACAGAAATATTTATTTTGATATAAGCGAAAGCAGAATCGAAACGCTTAAACGTCCGTTAACTCAAACGCCGTTTGTTCCGGCCGACAATGAAAAATTAAGCGAACGGTGCAAAGATATTTTTAATATACAGGTTACGGGGCTTTCAAAGCGTTTCGTCCATACCGGCTCGAAAAGTTTTGTAATAGGCATAAGCGGAGGCCTTGATTCAACGCTTGCCCTTCTCGTTTCGGCAAAATCATGCGATTTTATAGGAATTGATCGTCAAAACATAATCGGCGTAACTATGCCCGGTTTCGGCACGACAGACCGAACTTATAACAACGCCATAAACCTTATGAAATCTTTGGGAGTAACAATTAAAGAAATATCAATAAAAGAAGCGTGTCTCCAACATTTTAAAGACATCGGCCACGATCCCGACGTCCACGATGTAACTTATGAAAACACTCAAGCTCGGGAACGTACTCAAATCTTAATGGATATTGCAAATAAAGAAAACGCTATTGTTGTCGGAACAGGGGATCTGTCGGAGCTTGCCCTTGGCTGGGCAACATACAACGGGGATCATATGTCAATGTACGGCGTAAATAGCGGCATACCGAAAACGCTTGTGCGTGTGCTCGTTAAACATGTTACTGATTCCGGATACCTTGACAAAAACTCGAACCGTATCTTAAGCGATATTTTAGATACTCCCGTAAGCCCTGAACTCCTTCCGCCTACTAAAGACGGTAAAATTCGGCAGAAAACAGAGGATATCGTAGGTCCCTATGAGCTGCATGATTTCTTTTTGTATTATGTCGTGAGGTTCGGTTTTCCGCCAAAAAAAATACTTTTCTTCGCCGAAACTGTATTCAGCGATATTTACAGCAAAGAAGTAATTTTAAAATGGCTGAAAAACTTCTATCGTCGTTTTTTCTCCCAGCAGTTTAAGCGTTCATGCCTTCCTGACGGGCCTAAAGTCGGCACAATAAGCCTTTCGCCGCGCGGCGACTGGAGAATGCCAAGCGACGCTGTAAGCAGGATATGGCTTGATGAATTGGACAGTTTGTAA
- a CDS encoding LysM peptidoglycan-binding domain-containing protein has translation MRKFVLFIMTFIFVVAAGCLSFGETKEDSIIYYKNIYIFRDDTLWQIAETYKPNIFSTSEYIALIKDFNNMKNDKIIAGENLIIPIYELYE, from the coding sequence ATGAGAAAATTTGTTTTGTTTATAATGACGTTTATATTTGTTGTGGCAGCAGGATGCCTTTCTTTTGGAGAAACTAAGGAGGATAGTATTATTTACTATAAGAATATTTATATTTTTCGCGACGACACTCTTTGGCAAATTGCAGAAACATATAAACCGAATATTTTTTCAACCTCTGAATATATTGCCCTTATTAAAGATTTTAATAATATGAAAAACGATAAAATTATTGCCGGAGAAAATTTAATTATTCCTATATATGAATTATATGAATAA
- a CDS encoding bifunctional 4-hydroxy-3-methylbut-2-enyl diphosphate reductase/30S ribosomal protein S1, whose translation MEIIVAKSAGFCFGVSRAVEAVYNAVGNGDIYTYGPIIHNKTVTDELAKKGVKIINSIDEIENGTVILRSHGVGEEVYKEIERAGIKLIDGTCPFVKKIHDIVKEDFENGCKIIIIGDSLHPEVIGINGWCRNSAVIVESAKEAETAELDTRQKYSAVVQTTFRASRFNEIIDVLKRRISHIKVTNTICSATEKRQTEAIELSKNVDKMIVIGDRKSSNTQKLYEICKKNCDKTYNIETFEDLVLNIFNNNDKIGITAGASTPSAIIKEVIGTMSENLNDAVQKIEGEEEMSFQQMLDESFVTLHTGDIVKGTVIHINNEEVSVNLGYKSDGIIPRDEYSSDVNSVPSKELQPGDEIEVFVVRVNDGDGNVLLSRKRLESMKGMEDLQKAFEEKTVVEGKVTEVVKGGIIAVVNGVKVFIPSSQISNRFVEDLSVYKGQTIEFEIIELDRSKRRIIGGRKALIEKENAAKKEALFATIEAGKKVTGTVSRITDFGAFVNLGGIDGLIHISEMSWGRITNPREVLKEGDTVEVVVLEADKEKGKISLSLKDVTPNPWSLAAEKYPVGSIVEGKVVRMVPFGAFVELEVGVDGLVHISQISSKHVVKPEDELKIGEIIKVKVLEVNTEAKKISLSKKEADAPTAEVSEEETAE comes from the coding sequence ATGGAAATAATTGTAGCAAAATCGGCCGGTTTCTGTTTTGGTGTGAGCCGGGCGGTTGAAGCCGTTTATAATGCCGTCGGAAACGGCGATATTTATACATACGGGCCGATTATACACAATAAGACTGTTACGGACGAACTCGCAAAAAAGGGCGTGAAAATAATAAACAGCATTGACGAGATCGAAAACGGTACGGTTATTCTCCGCTCTCACGGGGTTGGTGAGGAAGTGTATAAAGAAATAGAACGGGCGGGGATAAAGCTAATCGACGGTACTTGCCCTTTTGTTAAAAAGATACATGATATTGTAAAAGAAGATTTTGAAAACGGGTGTAAAATTATAATTATCGGCGACAGTCTGCATCCGGAAGTAATAGGAATTAACGGCTGGTGCAGAAACAGCGCAGTCATTGTCGAAAGCGCCAAAGAAGCCGAAACTGCTGAATTAGATACAAGACAAAAATATTCTGCCGTTGTTCAGACTACGTTCAGGGCAAGCAGATTTAATGAAATAATTGATGTTTTGAAAAGACGTATATCGCATATCAAAGTGACAAATACAATTTGCTCCGCAACGGAAAAAAGACAGACGGAAGCGATAGAATTATCGAAAAATGTTGACAAAATGATTGTTATAGGCGACAGGAAAAGCTCTAATACACAAAAATTATACGAAATTTGTAAAAAAAATTGCGATAAAACGTATAATATTGAAACTTTTGAAGATTTGGTGTTGAATATTTTTAACAACAATGATAAAATTGGAATAACTGCTGGTGCGTCAACACCATCGGCAATAATAAAGGAGGTCATTGGTACTATGAGCGAGAATCTGAATGATGCAGTACAAAAAATAGAAGGAGAAGAGGAAATGTCTTTCCAGCAGATGCTGGACGAGTCATTTGTTACTTTACATACAGGTGACATTGTTAAGGGAACTGTTATTCATATTAATAATGAAGAAGTGTCCGTTAATCTCGGATATAAATCAGACGGTATTATTCCAAGGGATGAATACAGCAGCGATGTAAATTCAGTTCCAAGCAAAGAACTTCAGCCCGGAGATGAAATAGAAGTTTTTGTTGTGCGCGTTAACGACGGAGACGGAAACGTACTCCTTTCAAGAAAACGCCTTGAATCTATGAAAGGCATGGAAGATTTACAGAAAGCTTTTGAAGAAAAAACAGTTGTTGAAGGCAAGGTTACAGAGGTTGTTAAAGGCGGTATTATTGCCGTTGTTAACGGAGTTAAAGTTTTTATCCCTTCTTCACAGATTTCAAACAGGTTTGTTGAAGACCTCAGCGTTTATAAGGGCCAGACAATCGAATTTGAGATTATTGAGCTTGACAGGAGCAAACGACGCATTATCGGCGGAAGGAAAGCTCTTATTGAAAAAGAAAATGCGGCTAAAAAAGAAGCTTTATTCGCTACTATTGAAGCGGGCAAAAAGGTTACCGGAACAGTCAGCAGGATTACTGATTTCGGCGCATTTGTTAATTTAGGCGGCATTGACGGCTTAATCCATATATCGGAAATGAGCTGGGGACGCATTACAAATCCAAGGGAAGTATTAAAAGAAGGCGACACGGTTGAAGTTGTTGTGCTTGAAGCAGACAAAGAAAAAGGAAAAATTTCACTTTCACTTAAAGACGTTACGCCTAACCCATGGTCATTAGCGGCTGAAAAATATCCTGTTGGCTCAATTGTAGAGGGAAAAGTTGTAAGAATGGTTCCTTTCGGCGCTTTTGTTGAGCTTGAAGTTGGCGTTGACGGGCTTGTTCATATTTCTCAGATTTCTTCTAAACATGTTGTTAAGCCGGAAGATGAACTTAAAATCGGTGAAATAATAAAAGTTAAAGTTCTTGAAGTTAATACTGAAGCTAAAAAGATCAGCCTCAGCAAAAAAGAAGCGGATGCTCCTACAGCAGAAGTTTCTGAAGAAGAAACGGCGGAATAA
- the lexA gene encoding transcriptional repressor LexA, translating into MTGLSAKQQEILEYLKKEVRMKGYPPSVREICDAIGFKSTSTVHAHLSSLEKKGFIRKDPSKPRAIEILDSTPLPEYHQETVNVPIVGTVTAGTPILAVENIEDTFPIPLQYVNNSDSFMLKVRGDSMIEAGIFDKDLILVRQQPTADNGDIVVALIEEFATVKRYYKEKGHIRLQPENSAMSPIIVNNCTIVGKVVGLFRKI; encoded by the coding sequence ATGACCGGGCTATCCGCAAAACAACAGGAAATTTTAGAATACTTAAAAAAGGAAGTTAGAATGAAGGGGTATCCTCCTTCCGTGAGAGAAATATGCGACGCTATCGGTTTTAAGTCAACATCAACAGTTCATGCGCACTTGTCCAGCCTTGAAAAAAAGGGATTCATCCGTAAAGATCCTTCAAAGCCGAGAGCCATTGAAATACTTGATTCCACCCCTCTTCCCGAATACCATCAGGAAACAGTTAATGTCCCCATAGTCGGCACAGTGACTGCAGGAACGCCTATATTAGCTGTTGAAAATATTGAAGATACGTTTCCTATTCCATTACAGTATGTAAACAATTCCGATTCTTTTATGCTTAAAGTCCGCGGCGACAGCATGATTGAGGCCGGAATATTTGACAAAGATTTAATACTCGTACGTCAGCAGCCAACTGCCGACAACGGTGATATAGTGGTTGCTTTGATAGAAGAATTTGCAACAGTAAAACGATATTATAAAGAAAAAGGGCATATACGCCTTCAACCCGAAAATTCTGCCATGTCGCCTATAATTGTAAACAACTGTACCATTGTAGGAAAAGTTGTCGGACTGTTCAGAAAAATTTAA